AGAGCGAACTGGAAAAGGCGAATAGCTTGAGAGGAGGCGATATCGCCTCCTCTTGTTCATCCCGGCAAGGCCTGGCTCAGGATGGCGCAAACGCCTCCTCAAGCTGGCGAAGCAGGTCGTGCACGTGAGCCTGCTGTTCGGTGGTGAGCGCATTGAGTCGGGCGGGTTTCAGATGCCGGGTGACACGGAGAGCAGCGTCATAAACCTCAGGGCGTTCCTGTGCACCCTTGAGGACTTCGTTCACACGGTCCTTCGCGGTTCGGGTGCTCCAGGCACCATCGACGGCCTGCTGAAGGAGGGTGGCCCGCTCCGGGCGTTCTCCTAGCCGCACAAGTTCCAGCGCGACAGTGGGCGCCACCGTCCGGCCGTACACCGCACGAATCTCTGCCGGGCGCAACCGCAGCACGCGGGCGTACTTGGTGTTGAAGGTAGAGAGACTGGCACTGGTGAGGACTTTAAGTTTGTCCTGCAGGTCGTGGGGATCCTCGCCCGTCTTCAGGACGCGGCTCATCAAGCCAGGGAGGGCATCCATTTCGACATTCAGTTGGGCGGCGAGCGTCCGGAACACACCGCGCACCACCTCGAACTGATCGAGTTCCTCACGCTGCGTGTTCTCCAACGTGGACAGCGCGTCAAGCTGATCATCCCGGAAGCTGTAGACGCTCGCAAGGACGACGGTGTCACCGAGTAGACGGCGGCTGTGGTACCGCCGCCACCCAGCGACCAGTTGGTAGCGGTAGGGACCAGTGCGGTCAGGGTGGGGGCGCAGCAGGACTGGTTGTAGTTGGCCGTATTCCTGGATGGCCGCCATCAGGCCTGCGAGATCCGCCTCGCCGTATGGGTCATTCCCAAGGCTGCCTCGAGGGTTCCAGTCGCCCGTGATGTCGATCTCGCTCAGTGGGATCTCGTGCACGCCTGAGGCGTACGCTGCCTTCACCACCTGATTCAGTTCGTCGTTCGACGCCTGCGCACGGATCTGCTGGTCGTGCAGGGAGAGACCACCTGGCCGGCCACGCCGACCACTCATGGGGCCACCAGCTGAGCCTGGCGGGCGGCAGCATGCACGACCGCGTCCGTGACGGCATCGATCTCCTGCACGGCTGGACTCTTGGGTCGGTACACCGCGACGGGCTGCATCGCGTTGGGCGCATCCTTGTAGATGCCGGGGCGGAAGGCGATGGGCGGCGCGGTGGGGCCGAGATCGGCATACACCTGCGTCAGGGCGTCGTATACCTCGGCGTCGTGGAGAAGATTTTTGTTGTAGCCAGTGACGACGAACAGACCGAAGTTCAGGCCCGGGTTGATGGCACGGGCCTGCCGAATGACCCGGCTGACGTTGTCGATGTTGTCCAGGCCCTTTGAGCCGGTGACAGGCATGATCATCAGATCGCTTGCGGCAATGCAGGCCAGGACGAGAGCGTTGTCCGCGGGGGGTGTGTCAATCAGGACGTAGTCGTAGCGGTCACTGAGGGCTTGAATGGCGCGGCGCAGTCGGCCCTGTTCTTCGGGGAGCTGTCCACTCAGGTAGAGTTCGGCGCCTTTGAGGTGGCGGTTCGAGGGGATGACGTCCATGTTGAAGGCTGGGATCGGTTGAGGGAGGGTGTCGGCGGTCTCGTCGAGCACCTGGCGGATGGTGGCCTGGACGCTCAGGGCTGTAGGGACCGAGCCGTCTTCAGGGGTTTGGAAGAGGCCGAGCCACCGCGTGAGGCTGGCCTGGGGGTCTGCGTCAATGAGGAGAACCCGGTGACCGCGAGTGGCGAGTGCGTAGCCCAGGTCGCGGGTGAGGCTGGTCTTGCCGCTGCCGCCAGCCTGGTTGTAGGTGGCGAGGACAGTCATGGTGGGGCGCATGGGGGTCTCCTTGGGTGCGGTCGTGAGGGGAACGATGCGGGCCACGTCGGTGGCGTAGTGCCTCAGGGTGAACTCCTGCCCACGCTGCACCGCGCTCAGGACGGCGGGCAGTTGCTGGCGGAGCTGAGAGGTGAGCACCACGCCCTCCGGTCGCTGATCTGGGGTCCGCTTCTTTCGGGGCACGAGATTAAGGTACAAATGTTGAACACTTTTTACAAGGTGCCCCGTGCATGCCTCAGAACAGCCGCTCAGTGCCGGGCTGCATCTCGCCCCACCGCGGGGCGGGGCGACGCCGCTCCCGCCAGCGCGCCACGCGTGCCGGGTCCAGCGTCATGGCCCGCAGGTCCGCCGCGCCCAGCAGCTTCTCATCCGCCGCGCCCCGCAGCCACGACCCGATCTCCCGCGCGCCCCGCTCCACGCCTCGGAAGCCCACGTACGTGCCGTCCACGCTGTCGCAATGGCAGAAACTCAGGTGTCGGACACGCCGCGCGCTATTCACACGACCCACATGGGTGCGGAGCCCCTGGTCCGCCGCGCGTTCCAGAAGCGCTGCCCCAACCGCCTCCCGCCAGGGGTCACTGCCGCCCAGGAAGGCCACGTCACAGGGCGGCAACTCCAGTTCCTCTGCACCGTCTTGCAGGCAGTACGCGAGGGGGAACCCCAGTTCGGCGAGTTCCGGCGCGGCCGCGTGGAATGCCGCGAGGGTGCTGCGTCCGCAACCGGGGACATCGGGGACCACCACGAACTGGCAGCGGGCGATCAACTCCGGGTCGTGCACGCGCCGCAGGTGCTCGACGAACTCGTCATAGTGGAAGCCGTGCTTGCTCAGGGCGTCGCAGTCCGACGCCCAGGGGCGCTGGGACGTCAGTATGCTGCCCAGTCCACCCACGCGCGGTCCGGTCATCACCCCAATGTCCGGGTGGGCGTCCAGGTCGTCCAAGTCACTGCTCGTGCTCGCGAAATACAACATGCGCGCTGGCGGGGCCGGGCCGCATCGCGGACAGGCCATCTCTGACGTTCTCGAAGGGAAAGTTGGCCGCACCTGCGGCCACTTCCTTGAGCTACACGTGCTGGATCACCAGCGGGGTGGGATGGTTCGTGTGGAGCGGCGCTCCAGCAGCGCTGCCGTGACGGCCTGGAGCGCGCGCGCGTGACTGAGCGCACTGGCCGGGTCGATCTGCGGCGTCTCGACCGTGTACCCCATGCCGGGCAGGCTCGGCAGGTACCGCGCGTACGGATTCAGTGTCCGGTCCTGCTCGTCCACGATCGCCTGGAGGTCCAGTGGCGTCAGGGGCGGTGTACCCGGTGGAAGGCTGGCGGCCACGGCCGCCGTGATGAAGCGCCCGGTCCACGCGATCAGGGTGACTGGACCGGCTGACTGCAGAACCTCCAGCATTTGCGGGTACACCTGGGTGAAGGGTGGCTCGCTCGCGAGGTCCAGGGTCGTGAGGCCATGCCGCCGGTACGCACCTCCCTCGATGGGCCCGAGTGGCTGGGCGCGCCAGACGTGCTCGGCACCCGGAGTGATCAGGGCCAGTTCGATGACCTCGCCGGGTAGGCCGGTGGTGAGGACACCCACGAACGCGAGGGGCGCGCCGGGGAACACGCCATGGGTGTGGAGGGCGTCCGCGTAGAGGGTCATGCGCTGGGCGGCCTGCTCTTCGAAGGTCTTCGGGATCTCGATCATGGGGGTCTCCTGGTGGAAGGTCGTTCCATGCAGGACGTGGCCGCACGCGGTTCGCGTGCGGCCTGTGGTGGGATCATCGGTGGGGGAGGCGTGGCTGGTGCGGGCTGGGCCGGTGGGGGAGACTGCGGGGGGCACGGTGCGGGGCGCTCTCGCGGCGGAGTCGGGTGGGGTGCATGACCCTGACCTGGCCACCGCCAGGAGGCCACGCCTAGAGAGGCGGCAGGCCGAGCAGATCGCGCAGGTTCAGGTTCAGTTTCGGGACGGCCTCGTCGTACGTCTCCCGGGCGAGTCGCTCGGCTTCCTCCATGCTGGTCGCTTCGCCCGTGGCAGTGCCGTTATGGAAGACCGCGCCCCGGCGGACGAGACCGCGCAGGGTGTGGCGGTGCAGGGCGCGCTCCACGCGCTCACCCTGGATGGCCACCCGGTACGCGTCGGCCCGTTCCGTGTCCTGCACGGTGGTCAGGACTTCCAGCCCGAGTTTCTCCACCTCGGCGGCGGTGCTGCGGACCATCCAGACGCGCTGCGCGGGGTACATGGCGCGCAAGGCGTCGACGATCGCCTCGCCGATCGGCCAGCGGTACGCGGCGCACACGGGTCCATCCTTGCTGGTCATCACCTTGATCATGCTCAATGAAGAGCAACACGCCCCCCACCGTGTCAAGTGGGGGGCGTGGGCGTGGGGTTCAGGAGCGGGCCATCAGGGGCCAGCCTGCGTAATCCTGCGTGACGCCAAGCAGGGGGGTGAGGCGTGCGGCGTGCTGCACTTCCAGCTGCGCCGGCCAGAGGGCGAGGGAGTCCGGTTCCACGTCCTGGTGCTGCTCAGCGTGCAGCACGTCAGCCAGGGCCAGCACCCCGGCGCGGCCGAGCACGTCGCAGAAGTCCCCCTCCGCGAGGGCGGGGATCTGCCGCACGCGAGGCGCGCCCACACGGAATGCGAGGTCCTGGATGCGGGCCCGCATACGCTCGCCGCTTTCGTCCGCGTCGGCGTACACCCATACCTCGCGGTCCAGGCCGTCGAGGAAGGGCGTGGTGTCGGTGCCGGGCAGGCCCTGCACGTCGAAGTCCAACCCCAACTCCCGGATGACTCGCCAGGCCGCGGCCGCGTTCAGTTCACCCTCGATGACCAGGAGGCGGCTGGCCTGTCCGTACCGTGGGTTGCACCAGGCGGGCGTCCCGTGGCCGGGCACCATGACGGAGTACTTGCTGCGCGCGGCGCCGTGCACACGACGCTTGAAGTTCACGACGCGCCCAGTCGGTCCCCGGACGGCGAAGACCAGGTCGTTCCCCAGGGCGGCGACGTCGAGTTCACTGGGGGGCCACAGGCCCCGCCGGGCGAGGTCCTTCGCGGCCGGGTGGTCCTCGTGCAGGGGGGTGAGCCGCCGGCGGAGTGCCTCAGCGTCCCGGTGCGTGACCGCGCGGAGGTCGGCCAGTGCCTCCTGCGCGAGTGCGAGGACGTCCACGGGGGGTTTCTCGGTCGCGGTGCTGGGCGTGAAGCCCTGATCGGGCGTGCCCGTGAAGCGCAGGAGTTCCGCCCGGGCGTCCGGGCCGCTGAAGCCGAGGCTGATCAGGAAGGTGTAGGCGGTACCGCTCCCGGCGTTGCGCCCGCGCTTCTTCCACATCCACGTTCCGGCGCGGTTGCGCCAGACGCTGAAGCTGGGGTCGGCTTCCTGCATGCCGGGGCGGGGATCATGGATGGTGCCGCCCTTGGTGCCGAGGCCCCGGGCGGCCGGTGCGCCGCAGTGCGTGGCAATCAGGGCGCGCAGGTCGCAGGCATCGATGGCTGTGGTGAGACTCATACGCCTCCCGTGGCCCAGCCCCCTGGCTGGGCCACTCCTGCCGGGTTCAGCGGAGCAGGGTGCGCAGGAATGTCAGGACGTGTGTGGTGAGCTGAGCCGGATCGCTCATCAGCACGCAGGGGCCGAACGCGCGCTCGTACGCGGCGGCCACGTCCGGCTGCACGTCGAGCAGGATCGGCACGACGAGGCCATCATGCCGCGCGCGTAGCTGGGCGCACTGGGTGTAATCACGCTCCATGAGGGCGCCGTCGCTGAGGATCACGGTGATACTCCGGCCGGGCAGGACGGGGGACCACAGACCCTGGAGTGCGGGGGCGAGGCGGGTGTTGCCGTACGCCTGCAGGTCCGCCACGGCATTCAGGGCGGCGGTGGGCAGCGTGCTGGTTTGAATGAGCGGCTGCGCATCATCGGCGAACGCAGTGGCCAGGATGGGCGTGCCGCTCTGCTGCGCGGCCAGCGTCAGGATGAACGCCATGCGCCGGGCGTGCGCGAGTCGATCCTGGTAATTCATGCTGCTGCTCACGTCAATCGCGAGCCGCAGGTGCGCCGGACCGGGACGCTTCACGCCGACCTTCAGGTCGAAGGGGCGCTCGCTGCCCGTTTCGTGCCGGTCGTACCGGTAGCGGCCGCGGTCGCGGCTGGGTTGCGTCCGGTCGGGCAGGGCCGGGGGGCACAGGGCTGCGGCGAGGCGGCGGGCCTCCCCCTGCACCTGGGCCTGGAGGTGCTCGGCGCGGGGCGTCACCTGCGGATCCACCTCCGGTTTGATCGGGCGGGGCTCCGCACCGTGCAACTGGCCGGGCCCGTCTCCAGCGGCACTCCCCTGGAGGGATGGACCGGGTGTCTGCGGCAGCAGGGCCTGCCCACCTCCATCGAGGAAGAAACGGAACTCCTCGCGTTCGGGCGCCTGCTCGGGGAGATTCAGGATCTGCAGGATGCGCCGGGCGGCGTCGACGACCGCGTCGTACGTGGGGGCGACCCAGGCCTCCTCCACGATCGCCTTCACCTCGGGCCACAGGCCTGCGTCCGCCTGATCGGGCGTGAACGACCAGATGGGGTGGTGGCAGGTGAAGCGGTGCAGGAGGCAACCACGCAGGACGTCCCCGCCCAGGCCGCCCTGCTCGATGGCGTGCGCGGCATCCACGTCGGCCGCCAGCTGGAACAGCGCCGTGAGGTGCGGGAAGTCCACGGCCGTGAGGCGCTCCATGCGTTCGTCCTCGAGCATGTTCACGAGCTGGCCGTGCAGGCCCGCGGGGAGCAGGCCGGAGTGGTGCGTGTGCCCGGCCTCGTGCGCGATGAGGGATTCGAGGTAGGTCTGCTGGAACTCGTGCAGGTCCGCTGGCAGGCCACGCACGTGGCGGGCGAGGTGCAGGGGCGGGTACGGGTACTCGGGGTTGCACACGACGACGTGATTGACCATGTCGACGTAGGCGGACGGTTCGCTGGGGGTGAGGGTGAGGCGGTAGGTGGGCCGCCAGGAGTAGTACCGCCAGGCGTCCCACGCCCACTTCTGAATGCGGCGGGTCTGCCACCATTTCTGCTGGGTCATGCGTATACCGTGGCCCCCAGCGTCTGGGGGCCAGAACTCCCCACATGAAGAAAGCCCCCCGGAGGGGGCCACCGCCTCACGCGGCCTTGTGAAGCAGGCCCTTGCGGAGTTGCTCTTCCAGGCGGGCCTTCAGGGCATTCACGGCTGCCGGATCGGGCAGGCCCTCGTCGGTCAACTCGCAGCAGAACGGCGTGACGGTGACGAGCAGCGCCTCGCGCAAGGCGTTGGTCTCGGAGAGGCCCGCCTGGACGAGGTCCTGCACTTCCGCGAGGAAGTTCAGCGTGACGCCGGTGTTCATGGGCCGGGCGAGCAGCTGCCCCTGGTCGACCGTCATGCTGCGCGTGGCCACTTCCAGGGCGTACGCGACGCGCGCCGTCCCAGGTGTGGCCGCCTTCGCGTAGACCGGCATGATGACCGCCTCGGCAGGGTACGAGACGAACATGACACGCTGGAAGCGCCGCAGGAGGGCG
The genomic region above belongs to Deinococcus grandis and contains:
- a CDS encoding ParB/RepB/Spo0J family partition protein, whose product is MSGRRGRPGGLSLHDQQIRAQASNDELNQVVKAAYASGVHEIPLSEIDITGDWNPRGSLGNDPYGEADLAGLMAAIQEYGQLQPVLLRPHPDRTGPYRYQLVAGWRRYHSRRLLGDTVVLASVYSFRDDQLDALSTLENTQREELDQFEVVRGVFRTLAAQLNVEMDALPGLMSRVLKTGEDPHDLQDKLKVLTSASLSTFNTKYARVLRLRPAEIRAVYGRTVAPTVALELVRLGERPERATLLQQAVDGAWSTRTAKDRVNEVLKGAQERPEVYDAALRVTRHLKPARLNALTTEQQAHVHDLLRQLEEAFAPS
- a CDS encoding ParA family protein, which codes for MVLTSQLRQQLPAVLSAVQRGQEFTLRHYATDVARIVPLTTAPKETPMRPTMTVLATYNQAGGSGKTSLTRDLGYALATRGHRVLLIDADPQASLTRWLGLFQTPEDGSVPTALSVQATIRQVLDETADTLPQPIPAFNMDVIPSNRHLKGAELYLSGQLPEEQGRLRRAIQALSDRYDYVLIDTPPADNALVLACIAASDLMIMPVTGSKGLDNIDNVSRVIRQARAINPGLNFGLFVVTGYNKNLLHDAEVYDALTQVYADLGPTAPPIAFRPGIYKDAPNAMQPVAVYRPKSPAVQEIDAVTDAVVHAAARQAQLVAP
- a CDS encoding 3'-5' exonuclease family protein, encoding MIEIPKTFEEQAAQRMTLYADALHTHGVFPGAPLAFVGVLTTGLPGEVIELALITPGAEHVWRAQPLGPIEGGAYRRHGLTTLDLASEPPFTQVYPQMLEVLQSAGPVTLIAWTGRFITAAVAASLPPGTPPLTPLDLQAIVDEQDRTLNPYARYLPSLPGMGYTVETPQIDPASALSHARALQAVTAALLERRSTRTIPPRW
- a CDS encoding VWA domain-containing protein, coding for MTQQKWWQTRRIQKWAWDAWRYYSWRPTYRLTLTPSEPSAYVDMVNHVVVCNPEYPYPPLHLARHVRGLPADLHEFQQTYLESLIAHEAGHTHHSGLLPAGLHGQLVNMLEDERMERLTAVDFPHLTALFQLAADVDAAHAIEQGGLGGDVLRGCLLHRFTCHHPIWSFTPDQADAGLWPEVKAIVEEAWVAPTYDAVVDAARRILQILNLPEQAPEREEFRFFLDGGGQALLPQTPGPSLQGSAAGDGPGQLHGAEPRPIKPEVDPQVTPRAEHLQAQVQGEARRLAAALCPPALPDRTQPSRDRGRYRYDRHETGSERPFDLKVGVKRPGPAHLRLAIDVSSSMNYQDRLAHARRMAFILTLAAQQSGTPILATAFADDAQPLIQTSTLPTAALNAVADLQAYGNTRLAPALQGLWSPVLPGRSITVILSDGALMERDYTQCAQLRARHDGLVVPILLDVQPDVAAAYERAFGPCVLMSDPAQLTTHVLTFLRTLLR